A single region of the Accipiter gentilis chromosome 6, bAccGen1.1, whole genome shotgun sequence genome encodes:
- the ITGAE gene encoding integrin alpha-E isoform X4 has protein sequence MDGRQGQAHAANRYVRLVRRYESAWAVVQFFVLWKKRRFLRNYNLSAVRVVKSLGSFNVDTGKTWITPHTASLLWPTVLQHSDGNTTMILATSSVDRGLGRLRKCAVLQEEIQCQEIPLRGKIKGSKNVQDGGIAIDRNSDWILACLQKKHRRAFTTTEDVNGVCTLLTTDLRSTAFLNLTKIVETKLNSIQNKNGKDEITDTSSSVRADNTRTACGELFGSTGNNHMCKELGTEIAVILGGSENTKPDDFQNAKRSILKMMKSMWQKCSKIRFAVVQYGAQIQTELSLQESCNRLTAFFKVRNIKQQSSRTDIAATLQHVLDRVFDSHDSCRTDDKLIIVMTSGQVFLENHRLRNVMNSLEMAMVKLYAPGIGEFVSNQWVPEELQKVRSDWFVLSTYEDFDSFLSDLERETLSDSAENIPVEAPEHRNTNDSGDSKLPSWIEEDKEEEEENGLPSGTEIAFILDGSGSIEPEDFERAKAFIHKMMKTLYEKCFECDFAVVQYGFEIRTEFDLRENWDPRATLQKVLDIVQVCNVTKTASAMQHVLDSIFTESHGSRKDAAKIMIVLTDGEILLDEMNLTTVINSPKMAGIKRYAIGVGDAFKKPKALNELQLIASGPDDTNVFQVTNYSALDGLLSTLQQNIIGIEGTQGDALEYELAQAGFNVQILDKHVFMFGAVGAFDWSGGILLYDLATKTAVFLNESKEEAKKAKYSYLGYSVAVVHTEYGPLYVAGAPRHSMRGKVLVFQDNRLKQTLQGEQVGSYFGSELCPLDVNHDGVTDLLLVGAPFYHIRGEEGRVYVYRLETESGSFTLKGHLNVQGTSPFARFGFTVASIGDINGDGYEDIAVGAPLEDQLSNSSAFGSIYIFNGDKDKIKSSFSQRVKASEISSGLQYFGQSIDGGFDFTNDGLPDITVGSLENVIVLRSRPVVHFLTSMRFNPERILILQNNSIVTAKLCFDTISALPVSQEVLSQLYILYTVDLDVKMPRRRVQFEDQNTTASGKLLVSKHVCSELQLYTLPCDFDCFSSVFLRVKHELYKKNDNIEFAVPVLDRYQPSEMHFQLPYKKDCNNKTICTAHLTLTTQIQKELVVGHTKEVTMNVSLTNSGDDSYMTAMVLNYPKTLHFKKVTVEPSSPAIHCSQPISLTSVVLSCNCRIGHPVFKTTTAKFSVIWQLDESLFENKSAITINITNINENSTILTEEHVLDVRYAFTAVLNK, from the exons ATGGATGGCAGACAGGGACAGGCACATGCAGCAAACAGATATGTCAGGTTGGTCAGAAGATATGAGAGTGCCTGGGCTGTTGTACAGTTCTTTGTGCtatggaaaaaaaggagatttctGAGGAATTACAACCTCTCTGCAGTGAGAG tggTCAAGTCCTTGGGGAGCTTTAACGTTGACACTGGCAAGACGTGGATCACACCACACACAGCCTCTTTGTTGTGGCCCACGGTTCTTCAGCACTCGGATGGGAACACAACCAT GATTTTGGCTACTTCCTCAGTAGACAGGGGGCTGGGCAGGCTGAGGAAGTGCGCTGTTCTGCAGGAGGAGATCCAGTGCCAGGAGATACCTCTGCGAG GAAAGATTAAAGGCTCCAAAAATGTCCAGGATGGTGGCATTGCTATTGACAGGAATTCAGATTGGATCCTG GCTTGCCTGCAGAAGAAGCACCGCCGAGCCTTCACCACTACCGAGGACGTGAATGGAGTCTGTACTCTGCTCACCACCGACTTGCGCAGCACAGCTTTCCTCAACCTCACCAAGATTG tTGAGACCAAATTAAACAGCATTCAAAATAAAAACGGCAAAGATGAGATTACTGACACCAGCAGCTCAGTCAGGGCAGACAACACCAGGACTGCTTGTGGTGAGCTCTTTGGCAGCACAGGGAACAACCACATGTGCAAAG AGCTGGGAACAGAGATTGCTGTCATTCTGGGTGGATCAGAGAACACCAAGCCAGATGATTTCCAAAATGCCAAGAGGTCTATCCTCAAAATGATGAAGTCAATGTGGCAGAAATGCTCAAAG ATCAGGTTTGCTGTGGTGCAGTATGGAGCACAGATCCAAACTGAACTGAGCCTGCAAGAAAGCTGCAACAGACTAACTGCTTTCTTCAAAGTCCGAAACATCAAGCAGCAGAGCTCACGGACTGACATCGCAGCCACACTGCAGCATGTGTT GGATAGAGTCTTTGACAGCCATGACTCCTGCCGGACTGATGACAAGCTAATCATTGTCATGACATCTGGGCAGGTGTTTCTGGAAAACCATAGATTGAGAAATGTGATGAACTCCCTGGAAATGGCTATGGTCAAACTCTATGCTCCTGGG ATTGGAGAGTTCGTAAGCAACCAGTGGGTCCCAGAAGAGCTTCAGAAAGTTAGAAGTGACTGGTTCGTGCTGTCCACATATGAAGATTTTGACAGTTTCCTTTCGGATTTGGAGAGAGAGACTCTGAGTGATTCAG ctgaaaatattCCAGTTGAAGCACCAGAGCACAGAAACACTAATGACAGTGGTGACAGCAAGCTCCCTTCCTGGATAGAGGAGgacaaagaggaggaagaggaaaatggcTTGC CTTCTGGAACAGAGATTGCTTTTATTCTGGATGGATCAGGGAGCATTGAGCCAGAGGATTTTGAGAGAGCAAAAGCATTCATCCACAAGATGATGAAAACACTGTACGAGAAGTGCTTTGAG TGTGACTTTGCAGTGGTACAGTATGGGTTTGAAATCAGAACTGAGTTTGACCTGCGAGAAAACTGGGATCCTCGTGCCACACTCCAGAAAGTACTTGATATTGTGCAGGTGTGCAATGTGACAAAAACAGCGTCTGCCATGCAGCATGTCCt GGATTCTATCTTCACTGAAAGTCATGGGTCCCGCAAGGATGCAGCCAAGATCATGATCGTGCTTACAGATGGGGAAATACTCCTGGATGAAATGAACTTGACAACAGTGATAAATTCACCCAAAATGGCAGGAATCAAGCGCTATGCCATTGGG GTGGGAGATGCCTTCAAAAAACCAAAGGCCCTAAATGAATTGCAGCTAATTGCATCTGGTCCAGATGACACTAATGTATTTCAGGTGACCAATTATTCAGCATTAGATGGGCTGCTTTCAACCTTACAGCAGAATATTATTGGTATAGAAg GTACGCAGGGTGATGCTCTGGAATATGAGCTTGCACAAGCTGGTTTCAATGTGCAGATCTTGGATAAG CATGTCTTCATGTTTGGTGCAGTGGGGGCCTTTGACTGGTCTGGTGGAATTCTGCTGTATGATCTGGCAACCAAGACTGCTGTTTTCCTGAATGAATCTAAAGAAGAagccaaaaaagcaaaatacagttaCCTAG GGTACAGTGTGGCAGTGGTACACACAGAATATGGACCCTTGTACGTGGCTGGAGCTCCACGACACAGCATGAGAGGGAAGGTGTTGGTGTTTCAGGACAACCGCTTAAAACAAACCCTGCAAGGAGAACAG GTTGGATCTTATTTTGGATCTGAGCTCTGCCCACTTGATGTGAACCATGATGGGGTGACAGATCTTCTCCTTGTTGGAGCTCCATTTTATCACATTcgaggggaagaaggaagggtttACGTCTATCGCCTGGAGACAGAG AGTGGTTCATTCACCTTGAAAGGACACTTAAACGTGCAGGGGACTTCTCCTTTTGCAAGGTTTGGGTTTACTGTGGCCAGCATTGGAGACATCAATGGGGATGGATATGAGGATATTGCAGTTGGAGCCCCTCTTGAAGATCAGCTTTCAAACAGTTCCGCTTTTGGCAGCATTTACATCTTTAACGGTGATAAAGACAAGATCAAGAGCTCTTTTTCTCAA AGAGTAAAAGCCTCTGAAATTTCTTCAGGACTCCAGTATTTTGGACAATCCATTGATGGTGGCTTTGATTTCACTAATGATGGTCTCCCAGATATTACAGTAGGATCACTGGAGAACGTGATTGTGCTCCG CTCAAGACCAGTTGTCCACTTTCTCACCAGCATGAGATTCAACCCTGAGAGAATCCTAATTTTACAAAATAACAGCATTGTTACAGCAAAACTATGTTTCGATACAATCTCAGCTTTACCAGTGTCTCAAGAAG TGCTTTCACAGTTATACATTCTCTACACGGTGGACTTAGATGTGAAAATGCCAAGGAGGAGAGTACAGTTTGAAGATCAGAACACCACAGCAAGTGGAAAGCTGTTGGTCAGCAAGCACGTGTGCTCTGAGCTGCAGCTTTACACACTG CCATGTGACTTTGActgcttttccagtgtttttctgAGAGTTAAACACGAGCTCTATAAGAAAAATGATAACATAGAGTTTGCTGTTCCTGTGCTGGATAGATACCAGCcatcagaaatgcattttcag TTGCCTTACAAGAAGGACTGCAACAACAAGACCATCTGTACTGCTCATTTAACTTTGACAACTCAGATTCA AAAGGAATTAGTGGTGGGCCACACTAAAGAAGTGACCATGAATGTTTCATTAACGAACAGTGGAGATGACTCGTACATGACAGCTATGGTCTTGAACTATCCCAAAACCCTACATTTTAAGAAGGTGACTGTTGAG CCATCCTCTCCTGCTATTCACTGTAGCCAACCAATATCATTAACTTCTGTAGTCTTATCCTGTAACTGCAGAATTGGGCATCCAGTATTCAAGACAACAACT GCAAAATTTTCAGTGATTTGGCAATTAGATGAAAGCCTGTTCGAAAATAAGTCTGCAATCACCATTAATATCACCAA cataaatgaAAATAGCACCATTCTGACTGAAGAACATGTCCTTGATGTCAGATATGCATTCACTGCAGTCCTTAACAA ATAA